The DNA sequence CTCCTGCGCATATCACAGGGCTGGATGCTTCCTTAATTGCTTCAGCAATTTTCTTTAATTGGAGGGCATGACCCTTATAGGTTGGCTTATAACCCCTTATTTCGGGTACTTTAAAAGGTTGATATTCCACTTCATCCAGCTGTATATCTATAGGTATGTCAATTAGCACCGGTCCTGGCCTCCCGGTAGAGGCAATATGGAATGCCTCGCTAACTACTCTCGTCAGGTCTTCTACATTTTTTACCAGATAATTGTGCTTACAAAACGGTGCTGTAGCTCCTGTAATGTCTACTTCCTGAAAAACATCACGGCCAATCATTTCCGAGGATACCTGACCGGTAATGGCTATGATGGGTATGGAATCCATATATGCGGTTGCAATTCCTGTAATAAGGTTTGTCGCTCCAGGCCCGGAAGTCGCCATACATACGCCCGTTTTTCTAGTCACCCTTGCATAACCACTGGCTGCATGGGCTGCTCCCTGTTCATGTCGTGTAAGTATATGCCTTATACTCGATCTGCTTAATACGTCATATATAGGTGCGTTAGCAGCCCCGGGATATCCGAATATTGTTGTAACACCTTCATTTTCCAATGCTTTGATTAAAGCCTCGGCTCCTGTCATTTTCAAGTTTATCACCTCCAAGCAGTTCATAGTTCACAGTTTACGGTTCACAAGTAACAAAATATTGAGCGAATTTATAAATAAAAAACCCCGCACCCTGTACATGCACATGTACAGGGGCGAGGAATGCTTCTTCGCGTTACCACCCTACTTCACTACTGTTTCACAACAGTAGCCTCAGTGAGTATAAAGTTACTCATACTATAACGGAGTATTCCGATACATCCTACTGTAATTTCAGATGTATAGCTCAAGAGTGAGATTATTATATATACCTCCCACCGATTTGCACCAACCACCGGCTCTCTTAAGAGTACAGTATATTTTTTACCTCTTTCATCGCTTTTTACTATTTAAGTATAATTGTCTAACATTTTACCAGCCTGATTTATATTTGTCAACAGAGTTTTTTAATGCAAACTGTTAAATTCGTGTTAAAAAGACTTTGTCCGTTAACATATTTGATGATTATTTACTAAAAGGTATTAGTAATTAACTGTAATAACCTGCTGTGTTTTTGCATCTTTTAAAGTTATACTTAATATCCTTTTGTGCACATCATAGTAATAAGAAAATTCATCTGTGCATTGTATCTTTACCGGCTCTTTATTTATATCATGAAAATTCAACACATATTTTTCCCTTTTGACGTCATAGCCTTTGTGCACTGGAGTAATGTTAAAAGAGAGTCCATCCTGATTCACCATCAGTTCAAAATTCGTAATACGATATTCACCCTCTTTATACCTGTTGCTTAGTCCATCATCCTCATACAGTGAATATGTGGTTTCTTTGTCAGGATAAATTTCCAGTGTTAAAACATCCACTACCTTCTCGCCCACATAATTCATTTCTGGAGCCATAGGAATAATGGAGCCACACTTGATAAAGATTGGCAGCGTATCCAGCGGTGCATCTACCAATATATATTGTTTTCCTTCATATACCTTATCTGTCCAGTAGTCATACCAACCCCCCTCAGGAAGATATACGCATCTCTTATCTGTTGATGGTCGATATACAGGGGCAATCATGATGCTTTCTCCGTACAGGAACTGGTCACATAAGTTATGCACATCTTCATCATCTGCATATTCAAGTACCAGAGGTCTCATGATGGGCAGCCCGGTTTGACTGGCTTTGTAAAATTCGTTATAATTGTAGGGAAGCAGTTTATATCTTAACTTGATATATTTTCTACAGATATCCTCTACTTCTTCTCCAAATTCCCATGGTTCATGAGGCTTTGTATCTATACATGAATGTGCTCTAAAAAAGGGAGTGAATGCCCCAAGCTGCATCCATCGGGCAAACAATTCGGGAGTAGCATTATCTTGAAATCCTCCTACATCTCCTCCAACAAAGGGCACCCCGGAAAGACCGATATTCATATGCATAGGCATGGATGCTGCCAGATGCTCCCACCAACTGTGATTATCTCCTGTCCAAACAGAAGAATACCGCTGGATGCCTGCATAGGCTGACCTGGTCACCATAAAAGGTCTTTCATTCGGCTTTATCTTCTTAAATCCTTCATAAGTGCCTCTGCACATATTAAATCCATAGCTATTATGGTACTTGGCAAAAGTTCTTGGGTGTCCATCATTATCCATGATTACATCATTTGGAACGGTACAAAGCGTCCTATCTTGGGATTCTATTGAAAAATCGCTGGGTTCATTCATATCATTCCAGATACCCGCAACTCCTTTACCCAATAATTCCTGATGTTTTTCTCCCCACCATTGGCGTGTCTCCTCTTTTGAGAAATCAGGAAAAGCAGCAACCCCCGGCCATACCTTACCGTGATAGATTTCTCCTGTAACCTGCTTACAGAATAAATCTTTTTTTACTCCTTCGACATATACATCATATTCAGCATCCTTTTTAACACCGGGGTCAACAATTGTAACCACTTTAAACCCTTTTTCCCTCAGTTCCTTTAACATCTTCTCGGGATCTGGAAAGCGATTGCTGTTCCATGTAAATACACGATACTTATTCATATAGTCAATATCCAGATAAATTACATCACAGGGAATATCCTTCTGCCTAAAGGAATCTGCCAAACTTTTGACCATCTCTTCGGGATAATAGCTAAAACGGCATTGCTGGTATCCCAGTGCCCACATGGGTGGTAAACTCATTTTGCCTGTGAGGTCACAATACGTGCTTATGACCCTTTTTATACCCGGACCATAGATAAAGTAGTAATCCATCTCAAAATCTTCTGCTTCAAAAGTAAAATATTCATTATTTTCTTCTCCCAGGTCAAACCACAACTTACACGTCTTATCCACAAATATCCCCGACGCATAATGTCCGTTAAATGTAATCAGCAGCGGAATTGTCTTATACAAAGGGTCTTTTGTAGGAGTATGTGTAGGTTCATCGGTATTCCACATCACATATTTTCTGCCTTTTTTATCCAGGTATCCCGTTTTTTCACCCAGTCCATAGAAATGATCACTGCTGCTCATTTTCTTTTTACATTTTACGGTATCCTTTGTCCAGCTAAACCCGTAGTCAATATCTTCAGATATGATGTTTCCTTTTGAATCGGATATAATAATTCTTCCATTTTGTTTATCAATACTTGCGGTGATTTCCTTTGTACGTATAAATATTGCCTCATCCTTTTCCTGGACGGAGAAACTCTCTTCTATAGGTTCATTGACTACAGCAAAGGATGGGATATCTAAGAAAGTTTTTTTGGAGCTAAAAGTAATTCTGATACAGTTAGATGAAAGTACTTTTACTCTCTGTACCGCCTTTTCGCTATAAAATAATAGCGTATTTCCTTCACGATAAAACTTGTCTATCTTACCGGTGCATTGAACTCTCACATTTTCTTGAGTCTCCCAAAATCCCATTATAAACTTCTCCTTATTTTAATTTTATTTTAAACGGTAAACCCTTGCTTCATAGGGCCTTAACTTTAAACCTTTTAATTCTTCTTTAACATCGACATCATAATTTGAAATTAATAGTTCTTTATCCTTACAGATAATTTCTTCAGGCAAATTGAATACTGGCATTTCACCAGAAAAGTTCAATATTACAAGTAATCTGTCATCATCTAAACATCTTAAATATGAATATATTTCGGGATGTTCTTCTAATATTTGCACATAATTTCCGTATACTATGGTAAGATTTTGTTTTCTTAATTGAATTAATTTCTTATAATAATGCAGTATGGAATTTGGGTCCTCCTGCGCCTGCTTTACATTAATTTCTTTATAATTTGGGTTCACTTTAATCCATGGAGTACCCGTTGTAAAGCCTGCGTTTTTCTCATTGTTCCACTGCATAGGCGTCCTTGCATTGTCTCTTCCTTTTATATAAATTGCATTCAGAATTTTCTGGACATCTGCATTTCTTTTAACCACAGTTTCATTATAGTAATTTAATGTTTCAATATCCTTATATTCATCAATGGAATCAAATTTAACATTGGTCATTCCAATTTCTTCTCCCTGATAAATATAAGGAGTCCCTTGCAATGTATGCAACATCGTTGCTAACATCTTTGCCGATTCTGTCCTATAAACTGTATCATTTCCAAAACGAGAAACCATTCTTGGCTGATCATGATTATTTAAATACAGGCTATTCCAGCCTTTATTGTGCAATTCTTTTTGCCATTTGGTCATGATCCTTTTGAAATCAGTCAGCTTCCAGGGAACAACATCCCATTTTCCATCTACTCCAGCATCTATATCCATTAATTCAAATTGAAATACCATATTAAGTTCTTCACGGTCATCACCAACGTAAAGTAACGCTTCTTCCGGTGTCACACCTGGTGTTTCTCCAACCGTCATGATATCGTACTTTGAAAGCACTGTTTTATTCATCTCTTGTAAAAATTCATGGACTCTGGGACCATTTAAATAATATTGTCCTCCATCTTGATACGGATCATTATTTTTCCGAGGAGCATCGGGTAATCCTTCTACTTTGGAAATCATATTGATAACATCCATTCGGAATCCATCAATACCCTTATCTAACCACCAGGTCATCATATCATATACTTCTTTTCGGACATTAGGGTTCTCCCAGTTGAGGTCCGGCTGTTTTTTGGAGAATAAATGCAAATAGTATTCACCAGTTTTTTCATCATATTCCCAGGCTGATGGTGAAAAACATGACCGCCAATTGTTGGGTTCTTTTCCATCTTTGCCTTTTCTCCATATATAATAGTCTCTTTTTTCATTATCTTTAGATGATCTCGACTCTATAAACCAGGAATGTTCATCAGAAGTATGATTGACTACCAGGTCCATAATTAGCTTTAAGCCTCTCTTATGCATCTCTTCCAGTAATTCTTCCCAGTCTGCAATGGTTCCAAATTCATCCATAATATTATAGTAATCCGAGATATCATACCCATTGTCATCATTAGGCGACTTATAGACAGGATTAAGCCATATAACATCTACTCCTAAATCCTTTATATAATCAAGCTTTGAGATAATCCCCCTTAAATCTCCTATGCCATCTCCATTGGAATCATAAAAGCTCCTTGGATAAATCTGATATACCACTGCTTCTTTCCACCATTTTCTTTCCATTCATTGATACCCCTTTCCTGTTTAAATCTTTTCTTTTATGCATACGTGTGCATTTGTAATAAAAGTTTTTATTGTCCATATCCGCAAGACTCTCTTATCACCAGTGTGGGCTGGATAATCTTTTTTGCTTTTCTTTTTTTAGCTTTATCGCTTAGCAGCTCAATCAAGCGTTCACATGCCAGTGTTGCTATTTCTTCTCTTGGTTGGTGTACGGTGGTCAATTTAGGTGAGAAATATGTCCCCAATTCAATGTCGTCATATCCCACAACTGCTATATCCTGCGGAACCTTAATATTTAACTGCTGCAATGCCTGTATTGCTCCTAATGCCATTAAGTCACTCTGGGCAAATATGCCGTCAATTTTCTTTAATATTCCGGAAGTTTGTTTTATCGCTTTATATCCGGAATCAAAAGAACAATCACCTTTTAACACCAGGCTGTCATTAAAAGGTATAGCAGCATCGTTAAGTGCGGCTTTATATCCCTCTGTTCTCATTTCAAATTCCTCTCCGTCGGCAGATAGGCATATTATATTTCGACATCCTAGCTTCAATAGATGGTCTGTGGCTAAATAGCCACCTTTAAAATGGTCGGTGCAAAAAAAATCCACTTCATCATCAATATGCGCAGGTTTTTGATGTAAAAACACGAAGGGAATTCTTGAACTTTTTATATAGTTCAAGTCATAATAGTCTACTTTGGAATGCACAATAATGAGCCCATCAACCTTTTTTCGGTTAATGAGTTTCTGGATATTACTTTCACCGGTAAACCTGTTCTTAGGGAATCCGACGATAAGATCCAGAGCTTCTCTTTCTAGTGTCCTCCGGATATGGTTATGCAGTGGACTAAAAAATAGATTAACGTTAAAGTCCTCAAAAGCTTCAGGATAAATCAAACCTATCGTTCCCGTTTTTCTGATACTCAGTCCCCGTGCGTTGGCATTAAATTCAAACCCTAACTCTTTTGCTATTTGCTGTATCCTCTGCTTGGTTTCTGTTGAAATCAACGGACTGTCATTCAAGCTGCGGGATACCGTTGAATGGCTTACCCCTGCTATCTTGGCAATATCTTTAATGGTAACTGACATTTCACACCTCTTGCACACGCTTGCATATCGTTAGTTATATTATACTGTTTTTTATGAATAATGTAAAGTGGTAATTTAACAAACATTTAACCCTCATCCCTAACCCTTTCTCCCAAAATTGGTTCAAGGTAATCCATGCTTGATGAATTATAGCTCCTCCACTGAATTAGAGTGAGAGTTTAGGATGAAGGTTGTGCCATTTTTATTATTTTTTTTATGCTTTTTTCAAATTTAGGACGTGGAATCATTACCTGATGTCCGCATCCAAGACACTTAATCCGGAAATCCATTCCTGCCCGCAAAATCTCCCATTGTTTACTTCCACATGGGTGCTGCTTTTTCAATTCCACTACATCTCCAACATTTAATTTCATCGGCATGTACATCACCTTTTATCTATATCTTTATCTAATCTTTTTTATTAATTACTACCAAGCGGTTATAGGGTATTTCAATTCCTTCTCTATCAAACGCGTCCTTAATCCTTTTTCTCAGCTGACGCTCTACTTCCCAATGCGCTCCGGCAATTGTCTTGGCAAATACCCGTATTACCACTCCGGAATCTCCAAGATTTACAACCCCAAGCACTGTTGGACCTTCTACGATAGATGTCAATTCTTTTGCTGCGGTTTCACAGACTTTATTTAATACATTTATCACCAGGTCCATATTTTCTTCATAAGCTACGGAGACATCTACAATCGCTGCCTTGTCTCCCCTGGTATGATTGGTTACCTTTTTGATTTCACTGTTAGGAATAATATATAAATCTCCGGTATAATTCCTTATTTTGGTAATACGCAAGCCCATTTCCTCTACAGTTCCCATCATGCCGTCTATCGTAATCATGTCTCCTACAGAAAATTGGTCCTCAAGTAATATAAAAAATCCCGTAATTACATCCTTTACAAGATTTTGGGCCCCAAATCCTATTGCCAGGCCTCCAACCCCGGCAGCAGTAATAATGGTAGTGGGCGTAATACCAAAGACAT is a window from the Petroclostridium xylanilyticum genome containing:
- a CDS encoding mechanosensitive ion channel family protein; translated protein: MRNIDWTKVKALVTSFVKNHQDQVLEVIGKAAQTILIVILSLIVIKFGTIAIKKFFDKQREFKYKLDAKRTDTLATLCISILRYSVYFIALITILDNVFGITPTTIITAAGVGGLAIGFGAQNLVKDVITGFFILLEDQFSVGDMITIDGMMGTVEEMGLRITKIRNYTGDLYIIPNSEIKKVTNHTRGDKAAIVDVSVAYEENMDLVINVLNKVCETAAKELTSIVEGPTVLGVVNLGDSGVVIRVFAKTIAGAHWEVERQLRKRIKDAFDREGIEIPYNRLVVINKKD
- a CDS encoding glycoside hydrolase family 13 protein, with protein sequence MERKWWKEAVVYQIYPRSFYDSNGDGIGDLRGIISKLDYIKDLGVDVIWLNPVYKSPNDDNGYDISDYYNIMDEFGTIADWEELLEEMHKRGLKLIMDLVVNHTSDEHSWFIESRSSKDNEKRDYYIWRKGKDGKEPNNWRSCFSPSAWEYDEKTGEYYLHLFSKKQPDLNWENPNVRKEVYDMMTWWLDKGIDGFRMDVINMISKVEGLPDAPRKNNDPYQDGGQYYLNGPRVHEFLQEMNKTVLSKYDIMTVGETPGVTPEEALLYVGDDREELNMVFQFELMDIDAGVDGKWDVVPWKLTDFKRIMTKWQKELHNKGWNSLYLNNHDQPRMVSRFGNDTVYRTESAKMLATMLHTLQGTPYIYQGEEIGMTNVKFDSIDEYKDIETLNYYNETVVKRNADVQKILNAIYIKGRDNARTPMQWNNEKNAGFTTGTPWIKVNPNYKEINVKQAQEDPNSILHYYKKLIQLRKQNLTIVYGNYVQILEEHPEIYSYLRCLDDDRLLVILNFSGEMPVFNLPEEIICKDKELLISNYDVDVKEELKGLKLRPYEARVYRLK
- a CDS encoding DUF951 domain-containing protein, translating into MPMKLNVGDVVELKKQHPCGSKQWEILRAGMDFRIKCLGCGHQVMIPRPKFEKSIKKIIKMAQPSS
- a CDS encoding LacI family DNA-binding transcriptional regulator; the encoded protein is MSVTIKDIAKIAGVSHSTVSRSLNDSPLISTETKQRIQQIAKELGFEFNANARGLSIRKTGTIGLIYPEAFEDFNVNLFFSPLHNHIRRTLEREALDLIVGFPKNRFTGESNIQKLINRKKVDGLIIVHSKVDYYDLNYIKSSRIPFVFLHQKPAHIDDEVDFFCTDHFKGGYLATDHLLKLGCRNIICLSADGEEFEMRTEGYKAALNDAAIPFNDSLVLKGDCSFDSGYKAIKQTSGILKKIDGIFAQSDLMALGAIQALQQLNIKVPQDIAVVGYDDIELGTYFSPKLTTVHQPREEIATLACERLIELLSDKAKKRKAKKIIQPTLVIRESCGYGQ
- a CDS encoding glycoside hydrolase family 31 protein → MGFWETQENVRVQCTGKIDKFYREGNTLLFYSEKAVQRVKVLSSNCIRITFSSKKTFLDIPSFAVVNEPIEESFSVQEKDEAIFIRTKEITASIDKQNGRIIISDSKGNIISEDIDYGFSWTKDTVKCKKKMSSSDHFYGLGEKTGYLDKKGRKYVMWNTDEPTHTPTKDPLYKTIPLLITFNGHYASGIFVDKTCKLWFDLGEENNEYFTFEAEDFEMDYYFIYGPGIKRVISTYCDLTGKMSLPPMWALGYQQCRFSYYPEEMVKSLADSFRQKDIPCDVIYLDIDYMNKYRVFTWNSNRFPDPEKMLKELREKGFKVVTIVDPGVKKDAEYDVYVEGVKKDLFCKQVTGEIYHGKVWPGVAAFPDFSKEETRQWWGEKHQELLGKGVAGIWNDMNEPSDFSIESQDRTLCTVPNDVIMDNDGHPRTFAKYHNSYGFNMCRGTYEGFKKIKPNERPFMVTRSAYAGIQRYSSVWTGDNHSWWEHLAASMPMHMNIGLSGVPFVGGDVGGFQDNATPELFARWMQLGAFTPFFRAHSCIDTKPHEPWEFGEEVEDICRKYIKLRYKLLPYNYNEFYKASQTGLPIMRPLVLEYADDEDVHNLCDQFLYGESIMIAPVYRPSTDKRCVYLPEGGWYDYWTDKVYEGKQYILVDAPLDTLPIFIKCGSIIPMAPEMNYVGEKVVDVLTLEIYPDKETTYSLYEDDGLSNRYKEGEYRITNFELMVNQDGLSFNITPVHKGYDVKREKYVLNFHDINKEPVKIQCTDEFSYYYDVHKRILSITLKDAKTQQVITVNY